Proteins encoded by one window of Kribbella flavida DSM 17836:
- a CDS encoding GNAT family N-acetyltransferase, with protein sequence MPVRRLTPADWSDLWPLVQGFGTDQTESDAGDIYAELLADQRWLILGYAEPGGRLIGYAAAQNYGPHLRAGRRNQGRLHDLYVHPTKRSTGVGRALVAAVVEWAEGQVRWLEWQAHEDRAAPFYERLGYRGVRCPQPEYPTFEIDFGA encoded by the coding sequence ATGCCCGTACGCCGCCTGACGCCCGCCGACTGGTCCGACCTGTGGCCGCTCGTCCAGGGCTTCGGCACCGATCAGACCGAGTCGGATGCCGGCGACATCTACGCCGAGCTCCTGGCCGACCAGCGCTGGCTCATCCTCGGGTACGCCGAACCAGGCGGCCGACTGATCGGCTACGCCGCCGCGCAGAACTACGGACCGCACCTCCGCGCGGGCCGCCGCAACCAGGGTCGCTTGCACGACCTCTACGTCCACCCGACCAAACGGAGTACTGGAGTCGGCCGCGCGCTGGTCGCGGCGGTGGTGGAGTGGGCGGAGGGGCAGGTTCGGTGGCTGGAGTGGCAGGCGCACGAGGATCGGGCGGCGCCGTTCTACGAGCGGCTGGGTTATCGCGGTGTGCGGTGTCCGCAGCCCGAGTACCCGACGTTCGAGATCGACTTCGGCGCCTAG
- a CDS encoding MerR family transcriptional regulator, giving the protein MVDDLVNISAFARRVGLTPSALRFYDDCDVLRPAVVDESNGYRYYAPEQEPRARLLRDLRAIDLPLPEVRRVLDGEPALAASVVETHLRTVEQKAAATRQAAARILGTLGVPAAAVRERGVTLGGPELASAIRQVTPSAAEGDELPVLACVRIELAEDEVTLVATDRYRLAVRKLHPQAFSGTPGAVLVRASELTELTRWVASAGSVQLDVTPTQVVLSRSEPHGALAGDVRELQVVEEEYPAYQAILEGLGPPVCRVLVDRLALAELLGAADVVALSIEPSQVTVEGSSPASQPSVPGGHLAALVSGEPLRIGFTARLLTAALHTGVGPDVLLEIHAPNRPVVIRSADQGTFTTLVMPTRLPEYT; this is encoded by the coding sequence GTGGTGGACGACCTGGTGAACATCAGCGCCTTCGCGCGGCGGGTGGGGCTGACGCCCAGCGCGCTGCGGTTCTACGACGACTGCGACGTGCTGCGCCCGGCGGTGGTCGACGAGAGCAACGGCTACCGGTACTACGCGCCCGAGCAGGAGCCGCGGGCCCGGTTGCTGCGGGACCTGCGGGCGATCGACCTGCCCCTGCCGGAGGTGCGCCGGGTGCTCGACGGGGAGCCGGCGCTGGCGGCGTCGGTGGTGGAGACGCATCTGCGGACGGTCGAGCAGAAGGCGGCGGCGACCCGGCAGGCGGCAGCGCGGATCCTCGGCACGCTCGGCGTTCCGGCTGCTGCGGTTCGAGAGCGTGGGGTGACGCTGGGTGGGCCTGAGCTGGCGAGTGCGATCCGTCAGGTGACGCCGTCGGCGGCGGAGGGGGACGAGTTGCCGGTGCTCGCGTGTGTGCGGATCGAGCTGGCGGAGGACGAGGTGACGCTGGTTGCGACTGACCGGTACCGGCTGGCCGTCCGCAAGCTGCATCCGCAGGCGTTCAGCGGTACGCCGGGGGCGGTGCTGGTGCGGGCTTCGGAGCTGACTGAGCTGACGCGGTGGGTAGCGTCCGCGGGGAGTGTGCAGCTGGACGTCACGCCGACCCAGGTTGTGCTGAGCCGCTCGGAGCCCCACGGTGCACTTGCGGGAGATGTCCGGGAGCTGCAGGTCGTGGAGGAGGAGTATCCGGCGTACCAGGCGATCCTGGAAGGGCTGGGGCCGCCGGTGTGCCGGGTCCTGGTCGACCGCCTGGCGCTGGCCGAGCTACTCGGAGCCGCCGACGTCGTTGCGCTGAGCATCGAGCCCTCGCAGGTCACGGTCGAGGGCAGTTCCCCGGCCAGTCAGCCGTCGGTGCCAGGTGGGCACTTGGCGGCGCTCGTGTCGGGTGAGCCGCTGCGGATCGGGTTCACCGCCCGGCTTCTGACGGCCGCCCTGCACACCGGCGTCGGCCCGGACGTGCTGCTGGAGATCCACGCTCCAAACCGCCCGGTCGTCATCCGCTCCGCCGACCAGGGCACCTTCACCACCCTCGTCATGCCCACCCGCCTGCCCGAGTACACCTAG
- a CDS encoding AAA family ATPase produces MSRLFVVTGAPGAGKSTVVPELLRLSAGGLVVMDMDELLDDEGSLLGITIADQSGAPHWPAYNLVWRRITELVRRSGIPVLLLSPLSPSQLPEGRWLHLDCPDAVRRERLAARGWDAAAIDAAIHDAAETRKLVPRSVPGDGTPEEAAEQILAWVQE; encoded by the coding sequence GTGTCGAGGTTGTTCGTGGTCACCGGAGCGCCCGGCGCGGGCAAGTCCACCGTGGTGCCCGAGCTGCTCCGGCTGAGCGCCGGCGGGCTCGTGGTGATGGACATGGACGAGCTGCTCGACGACGAGGGCAGCCTGCTCGGCATCACGATCGCCGATCAGAGCGGCGCTCCGCACTGGCCGGCGTACAACCTGGTCTGGCGGCGCATCACCGAGCTCGTCCGCCGCTCCGGCATCCCCGTGCTCTTGCTCTCCCCGCTGAGCCCGAGCCAGCTGCCCGAGGGCCGCTGGCTGCACCTCGACTGCCCGGACGCCGTACGCCGGGAGCGACTCGCCGCCCGCGGCTGGGACGCCGCCGCCATCGACGCCGCGATCCACGACGCGGCCGAGACCCGCAAACTCGTGCCCCGCTCGGTCCCCGGCGACGGCACCCCCGAGGAAGCCGCCGAGCAGATCCTCGCCTGGGTCCAGGAGTAG